A window from Bosea sp. ANAM02 encodes these proteins:
- a CDS encoding zf-HC2 domain-containing protein has translation MNDSIASDPKRRELEELLPFYANGRISDADKRRVEAALAGDAELAARLDLIRDDMAETVLLNESLGAPSHNALDKLMAGIEAEARPVPLLARAQENSRGFLGWLGGLLVAQPPRRLAYASAAAIALIALQGVAITGLALRDGGPGFQTASAPGTRPSESYVLLSFSPEARAGEIASFFKRFDASVVDGPRANGFFKVRVGDASLSSAQVDAIATRMKGESAIVSFVAPAP, from the coding sequence ATGAACGACAGCATCGCCAGCGATCCGAAGCGCCGCGAGCTCGAGGAGCTGCTGCCCTTCTACGCCAACGGCCGGATCTCGGATGCCGACAAGCGCCGCGTCGAAGCGGCTCTCGCCGGTGATGCCGAGCTTGCCGCCCGCCTCGATCTGATCCGCGACGACATGGCCGAGACCGTGTTGCTCAACGAGAGCCTCGGCGCTCCCTCCCATAACGCGCTCGACAAGTTGATGGCCGGAATCGAGGCCGAAGCCCGCCCGGTGCCTCTTCTAGCACGCGCCCAGGAGAACAGCCGCGGCTTTCTCGGCTGGCTCGGCGGGCTTCTGGTCGCCCAGCCGCCGCGCCGCCTCGCCTATGCCAGCGCTGCAGCCATCGCGCTCATCGCTCTGCAGGGCGTGGCGATCACCGGTCTTGCGCTGCGCGACGGCGGCCCGGGCTTCCAGACCGCTTCCGCGCCGGGCACCCGGCCGTCCGAAAGCTATGTGCTGCTGAGTTTCTCGCCGGAGGCACGGGCCGGCGAGATCGCCTCCTTCTTCAAGCGCTTCGACGCGTCGGTGGTCGACGGGCCGCGCGCCAACGGCTTTTTCAAGGTCCGCGTCGGCGATGCCTCGCTCTCCTCCGCGCAGGTCGATGCGATCGCGACGCGGATGAAGGGCGAGAGCGCCATCGTCAGCTTCGTCGCGCCGGCGCCGTGA
- a CDS encoding MFS transporter, with protein MTTPSTSTITAAPLVRWFISSATMTVPQAAGPVAFALVALALTGDTSAGAAMILSMTLAQVIGAIPITRSGRGFPPTTFLRFLVVFRTIALGALALLAHHETPIIWLVATSALAGLVNGAAAGYLRTILNELAPASKLPRALGIASTLNETTFVLAPVAASGLGTISPVVAILAIAILGAVPALLLPNIRPGAAPDDVHAPDASIISPSILLWLMCAAAGGATVAALEIGAVALALHFGYAPTLAILFTVPLCVASVAGGIWVSIRNRMASRRTVLIQLAVMTSGAILAALQVSMLVTVLGALLIGAVLAPLGTYYSLVLDTLAPPKRRAEVFALLRTANAVGVIVVSAVMTAVSISTSLIVVSCMMATVVIVVAVLSRRS; from the coding sequence ATGACGACACCCTCGACCAGCACGATTACCGCAGCGCCGCTCGTTCGGTGGTTCATCTCCTCGGCGACGATGACGGTTCCACAGGCCGCAGGACCGGTCGCCTTCGCGCTGGTCGCCCTGGCGCTGACCGGCGACACCAGCGCGGGCGCGGCCATGATCCTGTCGATGACGCTCGCCCAGGTGATCGGCGCCATCCCGATCACGCGCTCGGGCCGAGGCTTCCCGCCCACGACCTTCCTGCGGTTTCTGGTGGTGTTCAGGACGATCGCGCTCGGAGCCCTCGCCCTGCTCGCACATCATGAAACGCCCATCATCTGGCTTGTCGCGACGTCGGCACTGGCAGGGTTGGTGAACGGCGCGGCGGCCGGATATCTGCGGACGATCCTCAACGAGCTTGCGCCGGCGTCGAAGCTTCCGCGCGCGCTCGGCATCGCATCGACGCTGAACGAGACCACCTTCGTTCTGGCACCGGTGGCGGCTTCCGGTCTGGGCACCATCTCGCCCGTCGTCGCTATCCTGGCCATCGCGATCCTCGGTGCGGTCCCCGCGCTCCTGCTTCCGAACATACGACCCGGAGCCGCTCCCGACGACGTCCATGCCCCGGACGCGTCGATCATCAGCCCGTCGATCCTGCTCTGGCTCATGTGCGCGGCGGCAGGCGGAGCGACGGTGGCCGCGCTGGAGATCGGCGCCGTCGCGCTGGCCCTGCATTTCGGCTACGCGCCGACGCTGGCGATCCTGTTCACCGTCCCGCTTTGCGTGGCTTCGGTCGCGGGCGGCATCTGGGTCAGCATCCGGAACCGCATGGCGAGCCGCCGGACCGTCCTGATCCAGTTGGCGGTCATGACGTCCGGGGCGATCCTGGCGGCGCTTCAGGTGTCGATGCTGGTGACCGTTCTCGGCGCCCTCCTGATCGGCGCGGTCCTCGCGCCGCTGGGCACCTATTATTCGCTCGTCCTCGACACGCTCGCGCCGCCGAAAAGGCGTGCGGAGGTCTTCGCCTTGCTGCGGACGGCGAACGCGGTCGGCGTGATCGTGGTGAGCGCGGTGATGACGGCGGTTTCCATCTCGACATCGCTGATCGTGGTCAGTTGCATGATGGCAACCGTCGTGATCGTCGTCGCCGTCCTGTCGCGCCGATCCTGA
- a CDS encoding RNA pyrophosphohydrolase: MTDRPPEGYRPCVGLVLFNRAGLVFVGRRADKTKREHVAPGHAWQMPQGGIDEGETPLEAARRELAEETNVTSVVLLGEAPGWLSYDLPVDIGKEAWKGRWRGQAQKWFAFRFVGAEDEIDILTPSGGHKAEFDAWRWARLDETPDLIIPFKQDVYRQVVRHFAPFAREPGETD, translated from the coding sequence ATGACCGACAGGCCGCCCGAAGGTTATCGCCCCTGCGTCGGCCTCGTCCTGTTCAACAGGGCGGGTCTCGTCTTCGTCGGCCGGCGCGCCGACAAGACCAAGCGCGAGCATGTTGCGCCCGGCCATGCCTGGCAGATGCCACAGGGCGGCATCGACGAGGGCGAGACGCCGCTGGAAGCCGCCCGCCGCGAGCTCGCCGAGGAAACCAACGTCACCTCGGTCGTGCTTCTGGGCGAGGCACCGGGCTGGCTCTCCTATGACCTGCCCGTCGATATCGGCAAGGAAGCCTGGAAGGGCCGCTGGCGTGGCCAGGCCCAGAAATGGTTCGCCTTCCGCTTCGTCGGCGCGGAGGACGAGATCGACATCCTGACCCCGTCCGGCGGCCACAAGGCCGAATTCGACGCCTGGCGCTGGGCGCGTCTCGACGAGACGCCGGACCTGATCATCCCCTTCAAGCAGGACGTCTACCGGCAGGTCGTCAGGCATTTCGCGCCCTTCGCGCGCGAGCCCGGCGAGACGGACTGA
- a CDS encoding S41 family peptidase, with the protein MRKVSLVLAGAIMGAGLTGLATQTRLLSSTSAVAASAEVYRSLNLFGDIFEKIRTDYVDKPDEQKLIEAAINGMVSSLDPHSSYLDAKSFRDMDTDMRGQFGGLGIEVTMEDGVLKVAKPIRDTPASKAGILANDIIRQIDGAEVKGLSLTQAVEKMRGLINTQVTLKIDRPGKTEPLEFTLTRSTIVVPAVEERVENDVGYIRIGTFSEQTYDGLRKAIEKTTSEIGADKIKGYIIDLRNNRGGRLDQSVLVSDAFLDRGKIVSTRGRNAEETQVFNAKSGDLTKGKPVVVLINGSSASAAEIVAGALQDHKRATVMGTRSFGKGSVQTVIPLGSNGGLRLTTARYYTPSGNSIQAKGITPDIEVQQDIPKEIKDKLVENKGEAALKGHLKAGEGEEQSGSSSYVPADAAKDTQLIAALNQLRGVKTGAAASTEKPAAPATPEAPKQPN; encoded by the coding sequence ATGCGCAAGGTTTCCCTCGTTCTCGCCGGCGCCATCATGGGCGCGGGCCTGACCGGACTGGCCACCCAGACCAGGCTGCTCTCCTCGACCAGCGCGGTGGCGGCCTCGGCCGAGGTCTATCGCAGCCTGAACCTGTTCGGTGACATCTTCGAGAAGATCCGCACCGATTATGTCGACAAGCCCGACGAGCAGAAGCTGATCGAGGCCGCCATCAACGGCATGGTCTCCTCGCTCGATCCGCATTCCTCCTATCTCGATGCCAAGTCCTTCCGCGACATGGACACCGACATGCGCGGCCAGTTCGGCGGGCTCGGCATCGAGGTGACGATGGAGGACGGCGTCCTCAAGGTCGCCAAGCCGATCAGGGACACGCCCGCCTCCAAGGCCGGCATCCTCGCCAACGACATCATCCGCCAGATCGACGGCGCCGAGGTGAAGGGACTGTCCCTGACCCAGGCCGTCGAGAAGATGCGCGGGCTGATCAACACCCAGGTCACGCTCAAGATCGACCGTCCCGGCAAGACCGAGCCGCTCGAATTCACCCTGACCCGCTCGACCATCGTCGTCCCGGCCGTCGAGGAGCGGGTCGAGAACGATGTCGGCTATATCCGCATCGGCACCTTCTCCGAGCAGACCTATGACGGCCTGCGCAAGGCGATCGAGAAGACGACGAGCGAGATCGGCGCCGACAAGATCAAGGGCTACATCATCGACCTCCGCAACAACCGCGGCGGCCGCCTCGACCAGTCCGTGCTGGTTTCGGACGCCTTCCTCGACCGCGGCAAGATCGTCTCGACGCGCGGCCGCAATGCCGAGGAAACCCAGGTCTTCAACGCCAAGTCGGGCGACCTGACCAAGGGCAAGCCGGTCGTCGTGCTGATCAACGGCTCCTCGGCCTCGGCCGCCGAGATCGTCGCCGGCGCCCTGCAGGACCACAAGCGCGCCACCGTGATGGGCACGCGCTCCTTCGGCAAGGGTTCGGTGCAGACCGTGATCCCGCTCGGTTCGAATGGCGGCCTGCGCCTCACCACGGCGCGCTACTACACCCCCTCGGGTAACTCGATCCAGGCCAAGGGCATCACCCCGGATATCGAGGTCCAGCAGGACATTCCGAAGGAGATCAAGGACAAGCTCGTCGAGAACAAGGGCGAAGCCGCGCTCAAGGGCCATCTCAAGGCCGGCGAGGGCGAGGAGCAGTCCGGTTCCAGCTCCTATGTCCCCGCCGATGCGGCCAAGGACACCCAGCTCATCGCGGCGCTGAATCAGCTCCGCGGCGTCAAGACGGGTGCTGCGGCCTCCACGGAGAAGCCGGCTGCGCCCGCCACCCCCGAGGCGCCCAAGCAGCCGAACTGA
- the proB gene encoding glutamate 5-kinase, which produces MKTPQLSDFRRIVVKVGSSLLVDRSRGRLRHAWLAALAEDLAELHQRGADVLVVSSGAIALGRTVLGLPSGPLRLEESQAAAAVGQIALARNWAEALGAHGLTAGQVLLTLADTEQRRRYLNARATLGRLLDLRAIPVINENDTVATTEIRYGDNDRLAARVATMAGADLLVLFSDIDGLYTAPPARDPSARHIPVVERITPEIDAMAGGAASELSRGGMRTKIEAGKIAAAGGTHMLIADGRAKNPLASVAGGGRCTWFLTASTPATARKTWIAGSLEPRGTLHLDAGAARALRGGASLLPVGVTRIEGEFARGDAVLIRDPDGQLIGRGLVSYDAGEAALVLGKASRDIETVLGHPGRAEMIHRDDMALGLG; this is translated from the coding sequence GTGAAGACGCCCCAGCTCTCCGATTTCCGCCGCATCGTCGTCAAGGTCGGCTCCAGCCTGCTGGTCGACCGCAGCCGCGGCCGCCTGCGCCATGCCTGGCTCGCGGCGCTGGCCGAGGACCTGGCCGAGCTGCACCAGCGCGGGGCCGATGTCCTCGTCGTCTCCTCCGGTGCGATCGCGCTCGGGCGCACCGTGCTCGGCCTGCCCTCCGGTCCCCTGCGTCTGGAGGAAAGCCAGGCCGCTGCCGCCGTCGGCCAGATCGCGCTCGCACGCAACTGGGCCGAGGCCTTGGGCGCCCACGGCCTCACCGCCGGGCAGGTGCTGCTGACGCTGGCCGATACCGAGCAGCGCCGCCGCTATCTCAACGCGCGCGCGACGCTCGGCCGCCTGCTCGACCTGCGTGCCATCCCCGTCATCAACGAGAACGACACCGTCGCCACCACCGAAATTCGCTATGGCGACAATGACCGGCTCGCCGCCCGGGTCGCGACCATGGCCGGCGCCGATCTGCTGGTGCTGTTCTCCGATATCGACGGGCTCTACACCGCCCCGCCCGCCAGGGACCCGAGTGCTCGCCATATTCCCGTGGTCGAACGCATCACACCGGAGATCGACGCCATGGCCGGCGGCGCCGCTTCCGAGCTCTCGCGCGGCGGCATGCGCACCAAGATCGAGGCCGGCAAGATCGCGGCCGCCGGCGGCACCCATATGCTGATCGCCGATGGCCGCGCCAAGAACCCGCTCGCGAGCGTCGCTGGTGGCGGGCGCTGCACCTGGTTCCTGACGGCCTCGACGCCGGCCACCGCCCGCAAGACCTGGATCGCCGGCTCGCTGGAGCCGCGCGGCACGCTGCATCTCGATGCCGGCGCGGCCCGCGCCCTGCGCGGCGGCGCGAGCCTGCTGCCGGTCGGCGTCACCCGGATCGAGGGCGAGTTCGCGCGCGGCGACGCCGTGCTCATCCGCGATCCCGACGGCCAGCTTATTGGCCGCGGCCTCGTCTCCTATGACGCAGGCGAGGCAGCGCTGGTCCTCGGCAAGGCTTCGCGCGATATCGAGACTGTTCTGGGCCATCCCGGCCGCGCCGAGATGATCCACCGTGACGACATGGCGCTCGGGCTGGGTTAG
- a CDS encoding DUF6481 family protein, giving the protein MKNPNDRSFTDRQSNSANAKKALLERFKARPKADDPVMVQRREEREAIAAARAEREAEKAKIRAEKERLEAIERERIAEEKRQEEIAREAARKAEQAKRDAERPRKVLLEAVQYMQMRTAGKRR; this is encoded by the coding sequence TTGAAGAACCCGAACGACCGCAGCTTCACCGACCGCCAGTCCAATTCCGCCAATGCCAAGAAGGCGCTGCTCGAGCGTTTCAAGGCCCGGCCGAAGGCCGACGACCCGGTGATGGTGCAGCGACGCGAGGAGCGGGAAGCCATCGCCGCGGCGCGCGCCGAGCGCGAAGCCGAAAAGGCGAAGATCCGGGCCGAGAAGGAGCGTCTGGAAGCGATCGAGCGTGAGCGCATCGCCGAAGAGAAGCGCCAGGAAGAGATCGCCCGCGAAGCCGCCCGCAAGGCCGAGCAGGCCAAGCGTGACGCCGAGCGTCCGCGCAAGGTTCTGCTGGAAGCCGTGCAGTACATGCAGATGCGCACGGCCGGCAAGCGCCGCTGA
- the rlmH gene encoding 23S rRNA (pseudouridine(1915)-N(3))-methyltransferase RlmH yields MRLAVIAVGRLKDGPERELCERYRERGVALGRSIGLGGPDIVEIAEGRGRRPEERKREEAQAILAKAQPGLLIALDERGRQLGSEAFATRLATARDSGTGHASLIIGGADGLSEEIRDRADITLAFGALTIPHQIVRALVLEQLYRAMTIISGHPYHRV; encoded by the coding sequence ATGCGGCTCGCGGTCATCGCCGTCGGCCGGCTCAAGGACGGGCCGGAACGCGAACTCTGCGAGCGCTATCGTGAGCGCGGCGTCGCACTCGGACGCAGCATCGGCCTCGGCGGCCCCGACATCGTCGAGATCGCCGAGGGCCGAGGCCGGCGCCCCGAGGAGCGCAAGCGCGAGGAGGCTCAGGCCATCCTCGCGAAGGCCCAGCCGGGCTTGCTGATCGCGCTGGACGAGCGCGGCCGCCAGCTCGGCAGCGAGGCCTTCGCCACCCGTCTCGCCACGGCCCGCGATTCCGGCACCGGCCATGCCAGCCTGATTATCGGCGGCGCCGACGGTCTGAGCGAAGAGATTCGCGACAGGGCCGATATCACGCTCGCCTTCGGTGCCCTGACCATCCCGCACCAGATCGTGCGGGCGCTCGTGCTCGAACAGCTCTATCGCGCGATGACGATCATCTCCGGCCACCCTTATCATCGCGTATGA
- a CDS encoding nicotinate-nucleotide adenylyltransferase: MTSELPRLPSRLPPFAPGLRVGLFGGSFNPAHDGHRLASLTALRRLQLDRIWWLVTPGNPLKDNAKLPSLAERLRQAEGVASHARIDVTGVEAMLRTRYTADTLRALKRRCPGVNFVWIMGSDNLAGFHRWAEWRAIARMMPIAIIDRPGSTHSAMASPAANWLSRWRLPESQAASLPRMKPPAWVFLHGKRSTLSSTMLRKQAGRD, translated from the coding sequence ATGACGAGCGAACTTCCGCGCCTGCCGTCCCGGCTGCCTCCCTTCGCGCCCGGCCTGCGGGTCGGCCTTTTCGGCGGCAGCTTCAACCCGGCCCATGACGGCCACCGGCTCGCGAGCCTGACCGCTTTGCGCCGGCTGCAGCTCGACCGCATCTGGTGGCTGGTCACGCCCGGCAATCCGCTCAAGGACAACGCGAAGCTGCCTTCGCTCGCCGAACGCCTCCGTCAGGCCGAAGGCGTCGCCAGTCATGCCCGCATCGACGTCACCGGCGTCGAGGCGATGCTGCGCACCCGCTACACCGCCGACACGTTGCGCGCGCTCAAGCGGCGCTGCCCGGGCGTGAATTTCGTCTGGATCATGGGCTCGGACAATCTCGCCGGCTTCCATCGCTGGGCCGAGTGGCGCGCCATCGCCCGAATGATGCCGATCGCGATCATCGACCGGCCGGGCTCGACCCATAGCGCGATGGCCTCGCCCGCCGCCAACTGGCTGTCGCGCTGGCGCCTGCCCGAAAGCCAGGCCGCGAGCCTGCCCCGCATGAAGCCTCCCGCCTGGGTCTTCCTGCACGGCAAGCGCTCGACATTATCCTCCACGATGCTGCGCAAACAGGCCGGCCGCGATTGA
- a CDS encoding peptidoglycan DD-metalloendopeptidase family protein codes for MSSLIRPGLRGLCLAALLATSSGVIAQTAQPDPEALQREAMQKLVEKQARESELKAIEQRLAGNTEARAALEKEIAGIRADRAALNKALLDTTARTQAAEERLGALENRLSLLQSSEAAIRRSLDGRRNLIAEVLAALQRIGRRPPPAVLVRPEDILEAVRASMLLGAVVPDLRQEVEILGTDLAELVRLRQGIATEKEKIGGEMEQIAGERQRLASLIEGRREREASAARDVEQQAALGKELAGQARSIRDFVERIEKEISVTNKAADAARQAIEQETREQRERMTALAFKDPARLAPKLAFAEARGLLSLPVTGSRLRGFGDPDGAGGTIRGISLETRANALVSAPSDAWVVYAGPFRSFGQLLILNAGGGYYILLAGMQRIDVALNQFVLAGEPVATMGETSEAAATTVGVGTGQPVLYIEFRKDGVSIDPTPWWTKSQGEKVRG; via the coding sequence ATGAGCTCGCTGATTCGCCCCGGACTGCGCGGCCTGTGCCTGGCCGCACTGCTGGCGACGTCGTCCGGCGTGATTGCCCAGACGGCTCAGCCCGACCCGGAAGCGCTCCAGCGCGAGGCGATGCAGAAGCTCGTCGAGAAGCAGGCGCGCGAAAGCGAACTCAAGGCGATCGAGCAGCGCCTGGCCGGAAACACCGAAGCCCGCGCCGCGCTGGAAAAGGAAATTGCTGGAATCCGAGCCGATCGCGCCGCCCTCAACAAGGCCCTGCTCGATACCACCGCGCGAACCCAGGCCGCCGAGGAGCGCCTGGGCGCGCTGGAGAACCGGCTGTCCCTGCTGCAATCCAGCGAGGCCGCGATTCGCCGCTCGCTCGACGGCCGGCGCAACCTGATCGCCGAGGTGCTGGCGGCACTGCAGCGCATCGGCCGGCGCCCGCCGCCCGCCGTGCTGGTCCGCCCGGAGGATATCCTGGAAGCGGTGCGCGCCTCGATGCTGCTCGGCGCCGTCGTGCCGGATTTGAGGCAGGAGGTCGAGATTCTCGGCACCGATCTCGCAGAGCTCGTCCGCCTGCGCCAGGGCATCGCGACCGAAAAGGAGAAGATCGGCGGAGAGATGGAGCAGATCGCGGGCGAGCGCCAGCGTCTGGCCTCCCTGATAGAGGGACGGCGCGAGCGCGAGGCCAGCGCCGCCCGGGATGTCGAACAGCAGGCTGCGCTCGGCAAGGAGCTCGCCGGCCAGGCTCGCTCGATACGGGACTTCGTCGAGAGGATCGAGAAGGAGATCTCGGTCACCAACAAGGCAGCCGATGCCGCCCGCCAGGCGATCGAGCAGGAGACCCGCGAGCAGCGCGAGCGCATGACGGCACTGGCCTTCAAGGATCCGGCGCGGCTTGCCCCCAAGCTCGCCTTCGCCGAGGCCAGGGGCCTGCTGTCGCTGCCCGTCACGGGATCACGATTGCGTGGTTTCGGCGATCCGGACGGCGCCGGCGGCACGATTCGCGGGATATCCTTGGAAACCCGCGCGAACGCCCTAGTTTCGGCACCTTCTGACGCTTGGGTTGTCTATGCGGGACCGTTCCGTTCGTTCGGGCAACTCTTGATCCTGAACGCCGGCGGGGGATACTACATCCTGCTGGCCGGCATGCAGCGGATCGATGTCGCGCTCAATCAGTTCGTGCTGGCGGGGGAACCGGTTGCGACGATGGGCGAAACATCGGAAGCTGCCGCGACGACCGTAGGGGTGGGAACCGGGCAGCCGGTTCTGTATATCGAATTCAGGAAAGACGGCGTCTCGATCGATCCGACGCCGTGGTGGACGAAATCGCAAGGCGAAAAGGTTCGCGGATGA
- a CDS encoding helix-turn-helix domain-containing protein — protein MPRDPLAHRCPAPRRRLAMCIVCRSPQRLAAEARLRAGTSLRAIEAEFPALNRNSLSRHNRMHMTDAPAGTPATTGCAAISKDPPQNAPAVRHRTRPQTDAESRLRTVMLMLDDGYTYSEIARHLNIHPSTAREVIVRAERHAVERVRAQTVDKLVAQRDIARQARARNLARLQEQAEARNDVHTQLDIAKIRLTEERLQMDWMDKLGAFDHFRIKTHEEHQRSEGHSPDDLIGMAKQLFGALAADDPVAALEAMADEA, from the coding sequence ATGCCTCGCGATCCTCTCGCACATCGTTGTCCGGCGCCGCGCCGCCGCCTAGCCATGTGTATTGTGTGCAGGTCGCCGCAACGGCTCGCGGCGGAAGCCCGTCTCAGGGCTGGGACCAGCCTTCGCGCTATCGAGGCCGAGTTCCCGGCGCTGAACCGGAACTCGCTTAGCCGGCATAACCGCATGCATATGACGGACGCACCGGCTGGGACACCCGCTACAACGGGTTGCGCGGCCATTTCAAAAGACCCACCCCAGAACGCCCCTGCCGTCCGGCACCGCACACGCCCCCAAACCGATGCCGAGAGCCGCTTGCGGACCGTCATGCTGATGCTTGACGATGGCTACACCTACTCCGAGATCGCCCGGCACCTGAATATCCACCCCAGCACGGCCCGTGAGGTCATAGTCCGTGCCGAACGACATGCAGTAGAGCGGGTCCGCGCCCAAACCGTGGATAAGCTGGTCGCCCAGCGCGATATCGCACGCCAAGCCCGCGCCCGGAACCTCGCCCGCCTTCAAGAGCAGGCAGAGGCACGGAACGACGTGCACACTCAGCTCGACATAGCGAAGATCAGGCTGACCGAAGAGCGCCTACAAATGGATTGGATGGACAAGCTGGGGGCCTTTGATCATTTCCGCATCAAGACCCACGAGGAACACCAGCGAAGCGAAGGTCACTCGCCCGATGACCTGATCGGCATGGCGAAGCAGCTCTTCGGGGCACTCGCTGCCGATGATCCCGTAGCAGCTCTGGAAGCTATGGCTGACGAGGCGTGA
- a CDS encoding sigma-70 family RNA polymerase sigma factor — translation MHTESDEDLVKRIASGDRLAMKVLFSRHQVRVYRFVLRLVRDETLAEDVISDVFMDLWRQADRFEARASVSTWLLAIARNKAWSLMRKRRDAELDEDYAESLEDDADGPEIVLQKQDKGLAIRACLGRLSAEHREVIDLVYYHETSVEEVARIVGIPENTVKTRLFHARKKLGEMLKAAGIDRGWP, via the coding sequence ATGCATACGGAATCGGACGAGGATCTCGTCAAACGGATCGCCTCTGGTGACCGGCTCGCGATGAAGGTGCTGTTTTCGCGGCATCAGGTGCGGGTCTACCGTTTCGTGCTGCGGCTCGTCCGCGACGAGACGCTTGCCGAGGATGTGATCAGTGACGTGTTCATGGATCTGTGGCGACAGGCGGATCGTTTCGAGGCGCGCGCCTCGGTCTCGACCTGGCTGCTCGCCATCGCCCGGAACAAGGCCTGGTCGCTCATGCGCAAGCGCCGCGATGCCGAGCTGGACGAGGATTATGCCGAAAGCCTCGAGGACGATGCCGACGGTCCCGAGATCGTGCTGCAGAAGCAGGACAAGGGTCTCGCCATCCGCGCCTGCCTTGGAAGACTCTCGGCCGAGCATCGCGAGGTCATCGACCTCGTCTACTATCACGAGACTTCCGTGGAGGAGGTCGCGCGGATCGTCGGTATCCCCGAGAACACCGTCAAGACCCGGCTCTTCCACGCCCGCAAGAAGCTGGGCGAGATGCTCAAGGCAGCCGGCATCGACCGCGGCTGGCCGTGA
- a CDS encoding divergent polysaccharide deacetylase family protein, which yields MAILALVLTVALRRDPDGGEPMAVAAIEKRAAPAASAAATPDPATAPPRGPTSAAQLENSAGVTVVRAGEEAPEAIVITIPDTARTITLATAPDNRLVERSRYGLLPKSGPDGATPAKVYARPLGPEPMAKPAGRVALLVGGLGISQSGTADAIAKLPPPVSLAFAPYGTELERTVQRARGEGHEVFLQLPMEPFDYPDNDPGPHTLLTGPKAPDNIDKLHWALGRFTGYVGIVNFLGGRFTSDESALSPVLRELAGRGLMVVDDGSSARSLLAGSADRARIPALKIDRVIDGVTRADAIDKELAALETIAREQGIVVAAASALPVSIERINRWAQSLEAKKIMIVPVSAARGFRSPKSTGSIGAGSIRSTGSQR from the coding sequence TTGGCGATCCTCGCTCTTGTGCTCACGGTCGCACTGCGTCGCGATCCCGATGGCGGCGAGCCCATGGCCGTCGCAGCCATCGAGAAGCGCGCCGCGCCCGCCGCCTCCGCTGCCGCCACGCCTGATCCGGCAACCGCGCCGCCGCGCGGACCGACCAGCGCCGCCCAGCTCGAGAACAGCGCAGGCGTAACCGTGGTGCGCGCGGGCGAGGAAGCACCCGAGGCGATCGTCATCACCATTCCCGATACCGCCCGCACGATCACGCTCGCGACCGCCCCGGACAACCGGCTGGTCGAGCGCTCGCGCTACGGCCTGTTGCCGAAATCCGGTCCCGACGGCGCAACCCCGGCCAAGGTTTATGCCCGCCCGCTTGGCCCGGAGCCCATGGCGAAACCGGCCGGCCGCGTCGCGCTGCTCGTCGGCGGCCTCGGCATCAGCCAGAGCGGCACGGCCGATGCGATCGCGAAACTGCCCCCGCCGGTCTCGCTCGCCTTCGCTCCCTATGGCACCGAGCTCGAACGCACCGTTCAGCGTGCCCGTGGCGAAGGCCACGAGGTCTTCCTGCAACTGCCAATGGAGCCCTTCGACTATCCCGACAATGATCCGGGCCCGCATACGCTGCTGACCGGCCCGAAGGCTCCGGACAATATCGACAAGCTGCACTGGGCGCTCGGCCGCTTCACCGGCTATGTCGGCATCGTCAACTTTCTCGGTGGCCGCTTCACCTCGGACGAGAGTGCGCTTTCACCCGTTCTGCGCGAGCTTGCCGGCCGCGGCCTGATGGTCGTCGACGACGGCTCCTCCGCGCGCAGCCTGCTGGCCGGCTCCGCCGACCGCGCCCGCATCCCGGCGCTGAAGATCGACCGCGTCATCGACGGCGTCACCCGCGCCGACGCGATCGACAAGGAGCTGGCCGCGCTGGAGACCATCGCCCGTGAACAGGGTATCGTGGTCGCGGCCGCCAGCGCCCTGCCCGTTTCGATCGAGCGCATCAACCGCTGGGCGCAATCGCTGGAAGCCAAGAAGATCATGATCGTCCCGGTGAGCGCCGCCCGCGGCTTCCGCTCGCCCAAGAGTACCGGCTCGATCGGCGCAGGATCGATCAGATCCACCGGATCGCAGCGATGA